TAATgctgaaattaatatttttataaaaatactatatataaatttaaatagaaatacataggaacaaaatatcaaataattgtattcaattatacaatttaatgaaggtaggtaggtataataaaataacagaatTCAAGACGTTGATTTTAAGAAAAGGCAAAAATTTTCTTGTACTTTGATTTTTGTATGTtagtgattaaattatataatttcagatAAAActcaaatagttttatttttataatttgaattattcacttgaaataattttcaacatacatttattatatcaatgataatatctttatacaaacacataattttatatatgtatattttataacttacgcAAATCCGTTTCCTactctaattaaaaaaaacaattcaacaTGTTGTACTAAAGAAGAAAGTATTGTAAATAAGGTATCCATTCCCATTGATCCCAAGATAACGGTCCGTCTTCCTTTTATGTCACCACAAATACCCCAGAAATATGCTCCTAATACcattcctaaaaaaaaatgttaaattcaaaaatagattaatacctaataatttatgtacctagtttaattttgtagggttacatattttaaattattaataacattaaatttatagacatGGATACAATGTAATTTgtcaattaagtattaaaaataattaatttgtatttattagcaatatagtgaataatgataaaatttcgATCTAAAAGCctgtaatcattaattttatgcaGAGGTGGTTTGGAAGTATTTATCTATGGTAAAGTGTTGATTAGCtagaattgattaaaaaaaaaaatgtggagAAGTATTATCAGAACCGGGTTAACCAACAAGAAAATTAAGCATTACTTAAGGCTCTCGAAAACATTTGActcataaaaatgattatatattaaatattatttatattcgttCAATATTGTAAGacatcattttttatgttcttttttataattaattactccCCTCTTCTTATTTACTTAATCTGCTAATGGCCTAAGCGAAACACTCGACCGACACTGAACATAATACACATCCGTTAtcctacataatacatattacatattacaacCATGCAGTATACAAGATACTTACCGAGGAATGGAGCTCCATTTAATATTCCTTTGGTAgttgaatttaaatcaaaatctaCTTCAGCCGCTGGTGAAATAAATGATACAGCCGTGGACGATATAGCACAAGACATATTTACTAAACCACATActatcaataacaatatttgatattttccaGTTCCTATAAGTAGGTATGCACTTGTTAGGAacagttaaaatgtttaaaaatttttataaatttataattaattattatatctataagaggaaaaatacttttgtacataataaaggTCAgagtgttaacatttttaatataggtacagtgGACGGTGCCTATTCCATAACTAAATCTAgcataatagaatattataatgaatgggAAGGTATACTATagttgtatacaaaattatttttacgatactttataatattgtgtttaaggAGCAATTTTTATGTCATAAAAGTATATCTGCttgtaataactttttaatttagatcaCAAATCTGATGGATGGaagaaaaattttgaatttgattttaCTCACCAGACTCATTCTGGGCTTCTTCAAATGTTACTGGTGaatctaaaatcaaattaataatatcttaaaatatcttatctTTATATCTCCTATTcatgacaaaattatatatttttttttactttcatttTCCGATTTTCTTACACCAACATTAATATCTGAAGGAACTTCGTCTAATGCGCCTTGTGCTAACAAAGAAAATCTCCCGACACCATCAACGTGATGATTATCCATTGTTTTAAACGATCaatcaacaattaaaaatatatatatatattggtaacAGAGTTGGATTgaacttacaaattattacaatattgcattttatatttattaatcattatattttataataaattatcacagataattagtataatgtaataatatgttcatttgTAACAAGAAATTGAACATagattcttataaaatatttaaacaaaacataatatcgtCCATGGATTGTCAATTATCAtgggatatataatatataggtactatttataaattatacttgtttCAACTATCAACTCCatggaattatttaattaagatattaaattaattgttgaaaaaattattttttataattttattaaaatataaatcataataccattataatacaGTCAGATAGTCTTTATGTTtaggaaaaattaataaagaatatttaaaatcactttttaagatttagttAATTCTACCACCTATCGtacatctaaaataaaaataaaaaatccggTAAAAAATCGTCACATACACAACGTAAACAcgacatatttaattttagtcattCAAGTTATCACATATACTAGTCAGGGACAATGCCGCTTtatatttgttgaatttttagtGAAAATGGTCAAACTTTCAAACACAAATAACCATagcataaatgaaaaataaattgtttactttatatttctatgtaaTATGTAGGGATATTGaacgaaataattaataactaataataatacttcgatatatttctataactattaatttaatttcgaataattatattctcatTGATTAATCACGTCTACGATGCGAAATATCCACTTAGTACGTTTTTCACTTAGCCtggattgttatttttttaattaaaatgttcgtAATGGTTACCTTTAACAACCGATGATTAATGTAATTACTTTAACATTGTAAtcgtattaatacatttttttacatcataattttaaataggtatacatatattatgtaggtattatatattattcaatgtttttccttgtagtgaaaaaaatataacttatgcattttttcacttaattttttgtcatttattttaaaatatattaatatattttattataaatacaaagtctcaatataatattcatgtaatTACTAACTAGGTACATACAGGCTACAGGCTACAACTATGGTCTATTGGATATAGTTAATGGTATAACTCTTCTtgattaaactttatataagtTCTAGCTTTTGGGCTATCACCCCTTGATCTGACCGCACGCCACTGGGCCAACAAAATACTGAGTTTACTGGAATACTatgaaattaaacatttttaaatgaatatatatattatttttatagttattttttcctacgttatttactaattgtaatttaaatcatacaaCATTGTCTTGGTTATCTTCTTTCTCGTAAATAAGCAATCGATCTCTTAGTTCTCGAACCtgttcgtttttttttgtaatcataTTCTTCATGTTAATGTATGCAGcagtatcattaaattttcgCTCTAActccttaaaaaaatatctcatttagcatacatattataattgacaaACCGGCTTGGCTACTTACAAACTACAATTTGGAGTTGGGATTAAGAGCACGTTTATCATAAGTTGTATGAATtggatattttaatcatataaaattcatacagcttactactataataaacattataaattagtttaattcatttacattTGAATTTATCTGTTTTtgcattaatatacatttatatttttattattaatttttacttaaaattttgttatgttaAAGTGAATGATcagaatattgaattaattaaaatagttaacagtctatagactataatttcacacaattacttattttatacaaaaaagtttACTTACCAAATTTGTTAATGTTAATTGTGATTGTGCCACCGCCAATTCATTTTCTAATTGATTTACTGTTATCTTACATTCATCGtggttgtttttattatcctAAATGTAGgcagatacatattatacattaattattatttttggtcaATTGGAAacaaataagatatttttttttcatgatacctacatcaaaaatattttgagtttgtaCTTCAATttcaactaaatttttttgtgaatctTCTTGTTTGTCTTCTTGTTTGATAAGTAATTTCAATGCTTCTTTttcattacttaatttattacactaaattatgtttgtaaactttaaacactttaaatttattttttattctatacataaaatttgttaCTTACATTGTCttctaatgtttttaaatctgCTTCCAATTTAGAATTGTGAGTTTCCAGCTGATCTAATCTTCTGTGCAACACTTCAACAAAATCATTTGTAATGTTATCAGAAGTACCTAAAAGcttctttttttctaattttcgattcattgtattataattagtttctattttttccatctcttttaataattctctatttatacaaaatactatattaaacaagtaagcaagtaaataagtaaaataaaagtatacatttaatctACCTACTTGTTTTGTATTTCAGATATATCTACATTGAGCCTTAAATGCCATTTTTCAGCTTGCTGAAAAAATTGATACATCATTAGAAGATTAGTGCTTGTGTATGCAGataattcacattttatttcatttgtcaTTGTTTTTTCcaaactgtttaaaatattcttcacTTCTTCTTTTGTGTAAGTTTCAtccaataaacttaaaaaatatttttattttaataataattaaatatatttactatagttaactaagatttaattttaatatatactttgttTTAAAGACTTCTTCAAAcgcttttttaattaaaataatagattgttTAGTTTGGTGACCCATAAATTCTACATAGTTTTCAATGACATTTCGATGGTGttcatttattgaaatatttccttcctaaaatatacaataagttttaaaaattatttgaccaAACTAATTTGtgacatattataggtatatataatacctatcaaaaaaataaaaacaaataatttaccataataatttttataattattatttaattataaattataaatatatccatacaattatatatctattattaaataaacaaaaattatgaacattaagttaatcaataataaaactaaaaaatatcttataaattgttatgacGTTGGTAACTAGGTTACACCTAAtagcgtaataatattatagtaattgagGTGTTGTATACCATATACTACCCCAGCGATAACTAGCGGTGAAGGAGGGTTATGCCGAgtgatcataaatattatatagtgtaacttatattaatattaattattgtgcctatgtcctatatgtattataatttgttgtcaagtgttgtaataataaacgttaatCATGAACAGAACACTATTATGCTAcaccattttttgttttaaagcaaattttaaattgaatttatatctataaaatataagttgtatTTGATCAATGATCATCTTTATTCATTAcgctttaatattatcaatacgtTTAACTTTCTGCGATGTCTTAACATACACTAATTATTCATACCTTACTTATTCAATgggtatattgttttttgtagtTACCgatttacctacctataatatacatatgtattattatttttatgatacattATACTAAACTGGTACCTAGCTGTTGAAAATTGTCAAATACTGAAGGAAAATTTTACAGAAAATttggttaataatttactattgtttattattctatacgaAATACAATTCTAAGAGACTTTCTATCACTAATCGTATcgctaattatattttatgcctttatgataagtattttaatattattacaattatagtaatttaaattgtgagcggaacaataatttatttatttatttattttactaagatttgagttttttttttatagtaggtcactatataatagtataatggatgtattaaatttgaatccaatgatagacggtacctatataaattaacaatgcatcattataatatacgaaaaacgattctgaacggaaatGATTTTTCACGTGTCAGCttaagatataatttccaatggttggtgaaaaaggtagttaatgtattaatgcCTTGAATACACcaacatttaagttcttttataatcattattgtaagccaaatttataaatttatggaaaatcatgtattcaattttaaactcttAGCAActtatccaaaaatttttatgaattaaacctacaaaataatttacaaatattcatgatttttacgaatttttgtcaatatttgaatttcaaatgtaaataaaaaaaaatgtgcctatgtattcttataatttttgaatcactataagaataacttaagaggaactttgtattaaattttcaatatacttTTGACTGgaccaaacaattttttatcgatatttatataaactaaagaaaaacgaatatttcaaatgcctataaactGCAtcaaaataagcgaaatattttgaaaattaaatcatgttaagaaaatgtcaatctaaataactggtgaaatttacaagtaactacgacttatactttttgaataataatagcaaatatttaaaatcgtttgaggataaatcattatcgttacacgatttcgtaaaaatttaaaattcaaacgcacttaaaatgtttcctataattatgtttcaagttttctCTTtagctaaaattatttacaaagattttgacatatttcgtaacaATTTggactataaacgcttatataaaaaattgtgactaaccattttcaattttttttttaactacaataagaacaactccaaggaaccttgtataaaattttaatgttttttcagacacccaaaattaataataatagctttaaaaaagtcaaaatatttaaaaaatttaactgtacatatatataatactaatataaacatttggtgaaaatttcacatatatacagtgattagtttttgagttacaaccatataaaaaaatcgatttggtcaaaaactggttttgcgtgaaaattcccgtttttccatcactttttttttgtttttctcgactTTTTTTAGAGctattggaaaatgtttacttttgacctctatagactataatacaccaaggatattcacttttccatcatAAAGTATCtacgaagtttgaaattaagCCAGTATTTTGACTAGTTATGCCGTAcatacacagtacacacacacaaaaaaactcattgtaaaatcaatacattcatcacttcgaatagaatctaaaaaaaattgatagggTATAAAGGAACAACAGGCAAATGACTTATACTAAAATGTACTTGTAtaaagtataggtaataaatattaataaataataatattatagttttaaatatttcgagCAAACAAATGTTTCCCGGCGTAAAGTATAGGCAAAACAGGTACATTACTGCAGTGTTCGATattgttcataattatattttagctcATCGCAAATCCGTTTACAGAAAGGATATAGTTCAATGGTTGGGCACAAATAAAAACTCGTCCCCCACTACAAATAACCCCATATTAAAGCATCAATCGTATGCATAGAGTAACTACATTCACTCGGATAACGGAGtgaaggtaggtatattacacgAATGATGTATctgatattaggtatttagtatttacacaattaaatacgaaaaatatcTGAACAAAAAATCAGTAAAAAGGGGGAGAAAGGGGAACGGAAAGGGGAGCGTTTGTTGATTGTAAATGACAAGtctatgaaaaatgtttaaattataacaaaatgtataaaaatcatcacattataaatgtaaaattgttttattttcgttagCATACCTACTAGTAACAAATTAAtactgtttttgtttattttactaaaaataactaatttgaattttcgtataaaatctcgtattaagtatttgtagacttatacattaaaatcaatattgggAAACGAAAATCTCCAACAAACTAGTCGTTGatctaattctaaaaatttgcaataaataaaaactgttttatatttaatttactacttactacattgttttaataacgatACATGCACAAtgcatatgtattattattttttaaaaatataatgttttatacttgATAACTGCTATtacttttagattctaagcAGAAAgctaattaatgataatgtgttgattttacaattaaatgattttttatctgTAGCCTGTAGGTATGTTATCACTTTTTAGAATATTCTAATTTGCTCTATTTTTCAGCTTTAGAGGTGGATTTTAGTAGAAAAATAGACTTAGTTGGCAATTTGTGAAAGGAGAGGCGGATCAAAAGGAAAAAGTGTTTAGggctttttaaaattgttaaaaaaaaaacaataaataatgaaaaaaaagagaaaattaTCACGCAAACTCAGTAATTGacaaaagttattttgtattttaatataacttaaagatgaaaaaacaaagaaaCAAATGCAGTTTAGTGCCCCCTCgtcaatttgaatttttttattgaaacttatGTAAATCAACGAGTTAAGAACGATGGTGCAATCAGAATTTGTTACTCGGTCGTAGTTTCAGAGTTATGACTTTTGAAAGTAtagtagtattaaataatgacgTGCGTAATTGTTCCCTACGACTGCCGGCTCCGGTCGCCGAATTTGAGGTCCTACGGACCTTTCGGTTAGGGGCTCGACCCCCAAACCCCTCGGGGCTGAAAATAGTCCTCCCAAGGGGGGGGGAGTTGGATAAGTGTAGACCTAAGATAACATAACGGGTAATCTAACGGATGATCTAACCTATtgtttgatatatataatagtgctACATAACAGATATACGAGTACTTACCTATTAGTTACACCatctaaaatatgcaataggtacaattacacaaaataaagcAAGTTGTTCACCGATTCCTAAATAGGTACGTTAATAGTGGTGAAACATAAACAATTGATTTGATATCAAGaaaccaacaaaaaaaagtttacaaataaacattttattatacattttaagaggTCTACTCTAATTGCTGCAGATAAACATCGATAAGATAAAATGACAAATCCAAGCTTTCAAAGTAATgataatttgtttgaattttttaattaatttaacacctATGCAAATAATCGAAACTCGAAAGTCGATAAGTTGACGGTTGACGCCGTTAACggttattttctaataattaaattattattaattaatttataataataattagggaACGGatttatatgtaggtaaatgcatatttttatttaaacaagatATTTAAGAATTGATAAGAAATGTTCATGATTTAAATCATTCCTATTAAAATGATgctagttttattttacatatttttacatatttcactaatttgtaaatatttttaaacatattttatcatttcatcGTTCATACGTTTTCAAGCCATGTTGCAGTGGACAAAAACAGCCATTATGAACTGTGACGATCCACTTGGAGCAAATATTTAGTAGTTATCTTTAGTTTTACCCTGATCTCCCTCTACCACCTGAGCCCATAATTATTAGGTGGGGCACGTGGTTTGTagctgataaatattattgtgaacacTTTTCGAAAATACaagaaattatttcaaaattagatCCAGAAACTTCTATCGCTATTggaaaagttcaaaatattatgcaaaatgaaacattgaaaaataatttaattttcatttcagtgaattttagttttattgcacatacaattacaaaattagaaacaaaaaatgtgtCCTTAAATGATAGTATGCAAATTGTTGAATCGgcgattgaaaaattaaaactcgtAAGCGGACCCATAGGagatgttgtaaaaaaaaaaattcatgccgttacagaaaaaaatcc
The DNA window shown above is from Aphis gossypii isolate Hap1 chromosome 2, ASM2018417v2, whole genome shotgun sequence and carries:
- the LOC114125781 gene encoding leucine zipper transcription factor-like protein 1 isoform X3, with product MEGNISINEHHRNVIENYVEFMGHQTKQSIILIKKAFEEVFKTNLLDETYTKEEVKNILNSLEKTMTNEIKCELSAYTSTNLLMMYQFFQQAEKWHLRLNVDISEIQNKELLKEMEKIETNYNTMNRKLEKKKLLGTSDNITNDFVEVLHRRLDQLETHNSKLEADLKTLEDNCNKLSNEKEALKLLIKQEDKQEDSQKNLVEIEVQTQNIFDDNKNNHDECKITVNQLENELAVAQSQLTLTNLELERKFNDTAAYINMKNMITKKNEQVRELRDRLLIYEKEDNQDNVV
- the LOC114125781 gene encoding leucine zipper transcription factor-like protein 1 isoform X1, encoding MEGNISINEHHRNVIENYVEFMGHQTKQSIILIKKAFEEVFKTNLLDETYTKEEVKNILNSLEKTMTNEIKCELSAYTSTNLLMMYQFFQQAEKWHLRLNVDISEIQNKELLKEMEKIETNYNTMNRKLEKKKLLGTSDNITNDFVEVLHRRLDQLETHNSKLEADLKTLEDNCNKLSNEKEALKLLIKQEDKQEDSQKNLVEIEVQTQNIFDDNKNNHDECKITVNQLENELAVAQSQLTLTNLELERKFNDTAAYINMKNMITKKNEQVRELRDRLLIYEKEDNQDNVYSSKLSILLAQWRAVRSRGDSPKARTYIKFNQEELYH
- the LOC114125781 gene encoding leucine zipper transcription factor-like protein 1 isoform X2 encodes the protein MGHQTKQSIILIKKAFEEVFKTNLLDETYTKEEVKNILNSLEKTMTNEIKCELSAYTSTNLLMMYQFFQQAEKWHLRLNVDISEIQNKELLKEMEKIETNYNTMNRKLEKKKLLGTSDNITNDFVEVLHRRLDQLETHNSKLEADLKTLEDNCNKLSNEKEALKLLIKQEDKQEDSQKNLVEIEVQTQNIFDDNKNNHDECKITVNQLENELAVAQSQLTLTNLELERKFNDTAAYINMKNMITKKNEQVRELRDRLLIYEKEDNQDNVYSSKLSILLAQWRAVRSRGDSPKARTYIKFNQEELYH